Proteins co-encoded in one Brassica oleracea var. oleracea cultivar TO1000 chromosome C4, BOL, whole genome shotgun sequence genomic window:
- the LOC106337687 gene encoding QWRF motif-containing protein 4-like has protein sequence MEVLCGSKKAAMAKQLQQSVTDTTRSPLVPAEKNNAVAATRRSRTMEVSSRYRSPTPTKTRRCPSPNVTRTVSSTSQSLSKRAVSAERKRSSTPTTPTNPSTPVSDVSIDLPVSSKKLSTGRVPQGLWPSTMRSLSVSFQSDSLSVPVVKEKPFVTSSIDRTLRPSSTSVSRKHTRSPLKGKNVTAGQSENSKPVDDGPHSRLIQQHRWPSRMSMNRSLDLGDKAVRTTSLSLSNKTSKPLQKSSSDTARLLSACENGGLVMSPTNSENGSNSLNRLLSASSLDRATSARVHPLSAPGSRAASPSRSSFSSSSSSSSHSRGMSPLRGANLSCVRSSTPPPRGVSPSRLRQTNASTSSPTSVLSFMADVKKGKKANYIEDVHQLRLLYNRYSQWRFANARAEGVGYIQRLIAEETLYNVWHATSELRDHVTTQRIYLQQLKLEIKLEDILSKQMGCLEDWAILEREHVTSVAGAIADLEANTLRLPLTGGTKVDLGTLKLAMSSALDVMQTMGSSICSLHSQMEEMNKLVSDLAVIAAKEKYMLGKCENLLASTAVMEIEESSLMTHLMQKKQEEVRDDAESPLLPLGSFKCLWT, from the exons ATGGAAGTTTTATGTGGTTCTAAAAAAGCAGCAATGGCAAAGCAGCTACAGCAATCTGTCACCGATACTACAAGATCGCCTCTTGTTCCAGCGGAGAAGAACAATGCAGTTGCTGCCACGCGCCGGTCTAGAACAATGGAGGTCAGTTCAAGATACAGATCACCTACTCCCACTAAAACTCGTAGATGCCCTTCACCTAATGTCACTAGGACTGTGTCTTCAACCTCTCAGTCTTTATCGAAAAGAGCTGTTTCAGCAGAAAGGAAACGTTCTTCAACGCCAACCACTCCCACTAATCCGTCCACACCGGTTAGTGATGTATCTATAGATTTACCTGTTTCTTCTAAGAAATTATCTACCGGTCGTGTACCTCAAGGGTTATGGCCTTCTACTATGAGGAGTCTCAGCGTTTCATTTCAGTCTGATTCACTCTCAGTTCCTGTTGTTAAGGAGAAACCGTTTGTTACTTCTTCTATTGACCGCACATTGAGACCGTCTTCAACCTCTGTCTCAAGGAAACATACGAGAAGTCCACTGAAGGGTAAGAATGTGACTGCAGGTCAATCAGAGAATTCGAAACCTGTAGATGATGGTCCTCATAGTAGGTTAATACAACAGCATCGATGGCCTAGTAGAATGTCTATGAACAGAAGCTTGGATCTTGGTGATAAAGCGGTTAGGACAACGTCTCTGTCTTTGTCCAACAAAACCTCTAAACCTTTGCAAAAATCTTCTAGCGACACGGCGAGGTTGTTGTCCGCTTGTGAAAATGGTGGACTAGTAATGTCTCCAACAAATTCAGAAAATGGTAGTAATAGTTTAAATAGGCTATTGTCTGCAAGTTCATTAGATAGAGCAACTTCAGCTAGGGTGCACCCATTGTCTGCTCCTGGATCACGCGCAGCTTCTCCAAGCAGATCCTCATTTTCATCATCATCATCATCATCCTCTCATTCTCGAGGGATGAGTCCTTTGAGAGGCGCGAATCTCTCTTGTGTGAGATCGTCTACACCGCCACCAAGAGGTGTAAGTCCTTCCCGATTAAGACAAACCAACGCGTCTACAAGCAGCCCAACCTCAGTTCTCAGTTTCATGGCTGATGTAAAGAAAGGAAAAAAGGCAAATTATATAGAAGATGTTCATCAACTGCGCTTGCTATATAATAGATACTCACAATGGCGGTTTGCAAACGCTCGAGCTGAGGGAGTCGGTTATATTCAAAGGTTAATCGCAGAG GAAACTCTATACAATGTCTGGCATGCAACATCAGAGCTAAGAGATCATGTGACAACTCAAAGAATCTACCTCCAACAGTTGAAGCTAGAAATTAAGCTTGAAGACATCTTAAGTAAGCAG ATGGGTTGCCTTGAAGATTGGGCCATACTCGAGAGAGAACACGTTACTTCTGTAGCTGGTGCCATAGCAGACTTGGAAGCAAATACTCTCCGCCTTCCACTAACTGGAGGAACAAAG GTGGACCTTGGAACTCTGAAGTTGGCTATGTCCTCAGCACTTGATGTTATGCAGACTATGGGATCATCGATCTGCTCTCTACACTCACAGATGGAAGAGATGAATAAGCTTGTTTCAGATCTCGCTGTTATAGCTGCAAAAGAAAAATATATGCTTGGCAAATGTGAAAATCTATTGGCATCAACTGCAGTCATGGAG ATAGAAGAGAGTAGCCTCATGACTCATTTGATGCAAAAGAAGCAAGAAGAAGTAAGAGATGATGCAGAGTCTCCATTGCTGCCATTAGGCTCATTTAAGTGCCTATGGACATAA
- the LOC106337079 gene encoding translation initiation factor IF-3 isoform X3 → MAGITSTVGFNAVFAGITKTLPFSVSSIDSKLYGLRLSTAELPIPSSPRRGLAVTCRYGGGGGGGYRFSGDSRRGRPKEAEVDEALDIASIRSATVRLIDGQQNMLGLVSKDEAVRRAEDAELDLVCVTNIPLQCFFTCGALASWCVRFQVILSPDADPPVVKMMDYSKYRYEQQKKKKDQQKKTTRMDLKELKMGYNIDQHDYSVRMKAAQKFLQDGDKVKVIVSMKGRENEFRNIAIELLRRFQTEVGELATEESKNFRDRNLFIILVPNKEMIKKPQEPSSRKKKKIAAENEVLPAENKVSTAENEVSAAEITTPP, encoded by the exons ATGGCTGGGATAACCAGCACCGTAGGATTCAACGCCGTTTTCGCCGGAATCACCAAAACGTTACCATTCTCCGTTTCATCTATCGATTCCAAACTCTACGGTCTCCGTCTCTCCACCGCCGAACTGCCAATTCCCAGTTCTCCTCGCCGTGGGCTCGCCGTCACTTGCCGTTACGGTGGTGGAGGCGGAGGAGGATATCGTTTCTCGGGAGACTCAAGGAGAGGCAGGCCGAAAGAGGCAGAAGTAGATGAAGCGCTCGATATCGCCTCAATTAGGTCAGCTACTGTGAGGCTAATCGATGGGCAACAGAACATG CTTGGGCTAGTGTCTAAAGACGAAGCTGTTCGAAGGGCTGAAGATGCTGAGCTTGATTTGGTATGTGTAACTAACATTCCATTGCAATGTTTTTTCACTTGTGGTGCTTTAGCTTCTTGGTGTGTTCGTTTTCAGGTGATTCTATCGCCTGATGCTGATCCTCCTGTTGTTAAAATGATGGACTACAG TAAATATAGATATGAACAGCAAAAGAAGAAGAAGGATCAACAGAAGAAAA CCACTCGCATGGACTTAAAGGAGCTTAAAATGGG TTATAACATCGATCAGCATGATTATTCTGTACGTATGAAAGCTGCCCAAAAGTTCTTGCAAGATGGTGACAAG GTTAAGGTGATTGTGAGCATGAAAGGAAGAGAAAACGAGTTCAGAAATATTGCTATCGAACTCCTCAGACGTTTTCAAACCGAAGTAGGAGAG CTTGCGACTGAAGAAAGCAAAAACTTTAGGGACAGAAACTTGTTCATCATCTTGGTTCCAAACAAAGAAATGATCAAGAAACCACAAGAACCCTCCTCGAGAAAGAAGAAGAAAATAGCTGCAGAAAATGAAGTTTTACCTGCGGAAAATAAAGTTTCGACTGCAGAAA ATGAAGTTTCAGCTGCAGAAATAACGACGCCTCCATAA
- the LOC106337079 gene encoding translation initiation factor IF-3 isoform X2: MAGITSTVGFNAVFAGITKTLPFSVSSIDSKLYGLRLSTAELPIPSSPRRGLAVTCRYGGGGGGGYRFSGDSRRGRPKEAEVDEALDIASIRSATVRLIDGQQNMLGLVSKDEAVRRAEDAELDLVCVTNIPLQCFFTCGALASWCVRFQVILSPDADPPVVKMMDYSKYRYEQQKKKKDQQKKTTRMDLKELKMGYNIDQHDYSVRMKAAQKFLQDGDKVKVIVSMKGRENEFRNIAIELLRRFQTEVGELATEESKNFRDRNLFIILVPNKEMIKKPQEPSSRKKKKIAAENEVLPAENEVSAAENEVSAAEITTPP; the protein is encoded by the exons ATGGCTGGGATAACCAGCACCGTAGGATTCAACGCCGTTTTCGCCGGAATCACCAAAACGTTACCATTCTCCGTTTCATCTATCGATTCCAAACTCTACGGTCTCCGTCTCTCCACCGCCGAACTGCCAATTCCCAGTTCTCCTCGCCGTGGGCTCGCCGTCACTTGCCGTTACGGTGGTGGAGGCGGAGGAGGATATCGTTTCTCGGGAGACTCAAGGAGAGGCAGGCCGAAAGAGGCAGAAGTAGATGAAGCGCTCGATATCGCCTCAATTAGGTCAGCTACTGTGAGGCTAATCGATGGGCAACAGAACATG CTTGGGCTAGTGTCTAAAGACGAAGCTGTTCGAAGGGCTGAAGATGCTGAGCTTGATTTGGTATGTGTAACTAACATTCCATTGCAATGTTTTTTCACTTGTGGTGCTTTAGCTTCTTGGTGTGTTCGTTTTCAGGTGATTCTATCGCCTGATGCTGATCCTCCTGTTGTTAAAATGATGGACTACAG TAAATATAGATATGAACAGCAAAAGAAGAAGAAGGATCAACAGAAGAAAA CCACTCGCATGGACTTAAAGGAGCTTAAAATGGG TTATAACATCGATCAGCATGATTATTCTGTACGTATGAAAGCTGCCCAAAAGTTCTTGCAAGATGGTGACAAG GTTAAGGTGATTGTGAGCATGAAAGGAAGAGAAAACGAGTTCAGAAATATTGCTATCGAACTCCTCAGACGTTTTCAAACCGAAGTAGGAGAG CTTGCGACTGAAGAAAGCAAAAACTTTAGGGACAGAAACTTGTTCATCATCTTGGTTCCAAACAAAGAAATGATCAAGAAACCACAAGAACCCTCCTCGAGAAAGAAGAAGAAAATAGCTGCAGAAAATGAAGTTTTACCTGCGGAAA ATGAAGTTTCGGCTGCGGAAAATGAAGTTTCAGCTGCAGAAATAACGACGCCTCCATAA
- the LOC106337079 gene encoding translation initiation factor IF-3 isoform X4 codes for MAGITSTVGFNAVFAGITKTLPFSVSSIDSKLYGLRLSTAELPIPSSPRRGLAVTCRYGGGGGGGYRFSGDSRRGRPKEAEVDEALDIASIRSATVRLIDGQQNMLGLVSKDEAVRRAEDAELDLVILSPDADPPVVKMMDYSKYRYEQQKKKKDQQKKTTRMDLKELKMGYNIDQHDYSVRMKAAQKFLQDGDKVKVIVSMKGRENEFRNIAIELLRRFQTEVGELATEESKNFRDRNLFIILVPNKEMIKKPQEPSSRKKKKIAAENEVLPAENKVSTAENEVSAAENEVSAAENEVSAAEITTPP; via the exons ATGGCTGGGATAACCAGCACCGTAGGATTCAACGCCGTTTTCGCCGGAATCACCAAAACGTTACCATTCTCCGTTTCATCTATCGATTCCAAACTCTACGGTCTCCGTCTCTCCACCGCCGAACTGCCAATTCCCAGTTCTCCTCGCCGTGGGCTCGCCGTCACTTGCCGTTACGGTGGTGGAGGCGGAGGAGGATATCGTTTCTCGGGAGACTCAAGGAGAGGCAGGCCGAAAGAGGCAGAAGTAGATGAAGCGCTCGATATCGCCTCAATTAGGTCAGCTACTGTGAGGCTAATCGATGGGCAACAGAACATG CTTGGGCTAGTGTCTAAAGACGAAGCTGTTCGAAGGGCTGAAGATGCTGAGCTTGATTTG GTGATTCTATCGCCTGATGCTGATCCTCCTGTTGTTAAAATGATGGACTACAG TAAATATAGATATGAACAGCAAAAGAAGAAGAAGGATCAACAGAAGAAAA CCACTCGCATGGACTTAAAGGAGCTTAAAATGGG TTATAACATCGATCAGCATGATTATTCTGTACGTATGAAAGCTGCCCAAAAGTTCTTGCAAGATGGTGACAAG GTTAAGGTGATTGTGAGCATGAAAGGAAGAGAAAACGAGTTCAGAAATATTGCTATCGAACTCCTCAGACGTTTTCAAACCGAAGTAGGAGAG CTTGCGACTGAAGAAAGCAAAAACTTTAGGGACAGAAACTTGTTCATCATCTTGGTTCCAAACAAAGAAATGATCAAGAAACCACAAGAACCCTCCTCGAGAAAGAAGAAGAAAATAGCTGCAGAAAATGAAGTTTTACCTGCGGAAAATAAAGTTTCGACTGCAGAAAATGAAGTTTCAGCTGCAGAAAATGAAGTTTCGGCTGCGGAAAATGAAGTTTCAGCTGCAGAAATAACGACGCCTCCATAA
- the LOC106337079 gene encoding translation initiation factor IF-3 isoform X1 → MAGITSTVGFNAVFAGITKTLPFSVSSIDSKLYGLRLSTAELPIPSSPRRGLAVTCRYGGGGGGGYRFSGDSRRGRPKEAEVDEALDIASIRSATVRLIDGQQNMLGLVSKDEAVRRAEDAELDLVCVTNIPLQCFFTCGALASWCVRFQVILSPDADPPVVKMMDYSKYRYEQQKKKKDQQKKTTRMDLKELKMGYNIDQHDYSVRMKAAQKFLQDGDKVKVIVSMKGRENEFRNIAIELLRRFQTEVGELATEESKNFRDRNLFIILVPNKEMIKKPQEPSSRKKKKIAAENEVLPAENKVSTAENEVSAAENEVSAAENEVSAAEITTPP, encoded by the exons ATGGCTGGGATAACCAGCACCGTAGGATTCAACGCCGTTTTCGCCGGAATCACCAAAACGTTACCATTCTCCGTTTCATCTATCGATTCCAAACTCTACGGTCTCCGTCTCTCCACCGCCGAACTGCCAATTCCCAGTTCTCCTCGCCGTGGGCTCGCCGTCACTTGCCGTTACGGTGGTGGAGGCGGAGGAGGATATCGTTTCTCGGGAGACTCAAGGAGAGGCAGGCCGAAAGAGGCAGAAGTAGATGAAGCGCTCGATATCGCCTCAATTAGGTCAGCTACTGTGAGGCTAATCGATGGGCAACAGAACATG CTTGGGCTAGTGTCTAAAGACGAAGCTGTTCGAAGGGCTGAAGATGCTGAGCTTGATTTGGTATGTGTAACTAACATTCCATTGCAATGTTTTTTCACTTGTGGTGCTTTAGCTTCTTGGTGTGTTCGTTTTCAGGTGATTCTATCGCCTGATGCTGATCCTCCTGTTGTTAAAATGATGGACTACAG TAAATATAGATATGAACAGCAAAAGAAGAAGAAGGATCAACAGAAGAAAA CCACTCGCATGGACTTAAAGGAGCTTAAAATGGG TTATAACATCGATCAGCATGATTATTCTGTACGTATGAAAGCTGCCCAAAAGTTCTTGCAAGATGGTGACAAG GTTAAGGTGATTGTGAGCATGAAAGGAAGAGAAAACGAGTTCAGAAATATTGCTATCGAACTCCTCAGACGTTTTCAAACCGAAGTAGGAGAG CTTGCGACTGAAGAAAGCAAAAACTTTAGGGACAGAAACTTGTTCATCATCTTGGTTCCAAACAAAGAAATGATCAAGAAACCACAAGAACCCTCCTCGAGAAAGAAGAAGAAAATAGCTGCAGAAAATGAAGTTTTACCTGCGGAAAATAAAGTTTCGACTGCAGAAAATGAAGTTTCAGCTGCAGAAAATGAAGTTTCGGCTGCGGAAAATGAAGTTTCAGCTGCAGAAATAACGACGCCTCCATAA